The following proteins are encoded in a genomic region of Vespa velutina chromosome 23, iVesVel2.1, whole genome shotgun sequence:
- the LOC124956748 gene encoding alpha-protein kinase 1-like, producing the protein MSEMTSVEKQQEHQQQQQQQYVGGSSNSEYHCKDCDLYFESDKSLRVHLCYHQENLSTRWASQAQQEESNNNNSKAGNHNSGGHTNVKRDSVTAPTDSCESSSTSPSQEPSSSHHQQQQQQQQQQQQQQQQQQQQQPPPQPQQQQQQQQQQQQQQQQQQQQQQQQQPPQQQLPQQQQQLPQQQHQEQQQQQQTSQSYNHFTPMYSETSYFIQNDSAYLLSQHYSSSQDDVSNNAGVTGGGGYSRFHPYQHQQHFPTERTCSMSSTSPQSPPVQCDKCGAVYEDANQLGEHVRTSHSNSPNIYPGQPQYQQLGGSPQQQNQPQLHSSPTQPSQQPQQQQQHGYEYNGGQSMKSDVKQEPEEQAEILDLDSHKVQTHRYEEELIRLHHHQQQQDLHIHIHQHPVLHQQQRAGSLPVGSMLAWPPTGQPHEYHPGLPSMGGMENVSPISDQGQFMRGQHMPVVESSRHPGSPIITSTQTIPTHQLPTTLLQQPPKAPPLANQSWKSNEARRPKTYNCTACNKWFTSSGHLKRHYNTTLHKNAVKQSNQPDPANLPISAHHHPGRDNGVGHGHGHGSVRGTGPSRSSPEISTSVSPPNLIAGPSGEAARGLLHTPTTTTTTTTTTLYNNNNNNNNNNNSSNSSNSSNESSVVILAQQQQQQQQQQQQPQGSMVLLGSTMLPLNSPGQSPMAAHHQQMGSSPPHLVHHHHHRHQHQQQQQHHHQQQQQQQQLHIPMDSGQIHMHHPMNSPISAMQPPPPGPHLSSPSQMVSSHPHHMTSPTTSGSVHPAMVSPPAMGSTTTPQQVYPNALPPHVTTSTNMGLLESITIQLTTTGNSLLPISSVEQQQQQQQQQLQHQHHHLHQQTQDMLPGFGTFSNHQRPLPSFTQFGISGFLVGHDQVQAVNVGGLSPEENRSPQDRSFESPGSSYDQYRNSSPRYESLTNMDMSTIQVNTDGMIVKQYEIENQQQHLVQQLQQIGEQEQRQQIHEANNNLPQHVQAKEELNPNIGLQLEENPKSKIAGMLLTKEHQVTSTNTGSHYISQDGLHKCIECDKVFNRACYLTQHNKSFHSGDKPFKCNQCGKRFPLEYLHAKHLQKHAGDKPYKCEICPKQFNHKTDLRRHMCLHTGEKPYACDNCGKGFIRKDHMMKHLETHKKKSNNQNVLLRA; encoded by the coding sequence ATGAGTGAGATGACGAGCGTGGAAAAGCAACAAGAGCaccaacaacagcagcaacagcagtacGTTGGTGGCAGTTCTAATTCAGAATATCACTGTAAAGATTGCGATTTGTATTTTGAGAGCGATAAGAGTCTCAGGGTGCATTTGTGTTATCATCAAGAAAATCTATCTACGCGTTGGGCAAGCCAAGCTCAACAGGAGGagagtaataacaataatagtaaggCTGGTAATCATAACAGTGGTGGTCACACGAACGTTAAACGCGACAGCGTAACAGCACCAACGGACTCGTGCGAGTCCTCTTCGACATCGCCTTCCCAGGAACCATCGTCTTCGCACcaccaacagcagcagcagcaacaacaacaacaacaacaacaacaacaacaacaacagcaacagcagccgCCGCCGCAgccgcagcagcagcagcagcagcagcagcagcagcagcagcagcagcagcagcagcagcagcagcagcagcaacaacagccgCCACAGCAGCAGCTGccgcagcagcaacagcagctgCCGCAGCAGCAACATCAagagcagcaacaacagcaacaaacGAGTCAaagttataatcattttacacCAATGTACAGCGAAACAAGTTACTTTATACAAAACGACTCGGCCTATCTCCTCTCCCAACATTATTCATCATCTCAAGACGACGTTTCGAACAATGCCGGGGTTACTGGTGGTGGAGGATACTCGCGTTTCCACCCGtatcaacatcaacaacatTTTCCAACGGAGCGTACCTGTTCGATGAGCTCGACGAGCCCGCAAAGTCCGCCGGTTCAATGTGATAAGTGCGGTGCCGTTTACGAAGATGCAAATCAACTCGGCGAACACGTCAGAACGAGTCATTCGAACTCGCCTAATATCTATCCGGGCCAACCGCAGTATCAACAATTAGGTGGGAGTCCTCAACAGCAGAATCAGCCGCAGTTGCATTCATCCCCGACTCAGCCGAGTCAGCAAccgcagcaacaacaacagcatgGTTACGAATATAATGGTGGACAATCTATGAAATCGGATGTGAAACAAGAGCCGGAGGAACAGGCCGAGATCCTCGATCTGGATTCTCACAAGGTTCAGACTCATAGATACGAGGAAGAATTGATAAggcttcatcatcatcaacaacaacaagacttacatatacatatacatcagCATCCAGTACTCCATCAACAACAAAGAGCCGGATCACTTCCGGTAGGTTCTATGTTGGCTTGGCCACCTACCGGTCAACCACACGAGTATCATCCAGGTCTTCCATCTATGGGAGGTATGGAGAACGTTTCACCAATTTCTGATCAAGGACAATTCATGCGTGGCCAACACATGCCGGTAGTGGAGTCATCTCGACACCCAGGCTCTCCCATTATCACTAGCACGCAAACGATACCGACGCATCAGTTGCCAACGACTCTATTGCAACAACCACCAAAAGCTCCCCCGTTGGCCAATCAATCGTGGAAGAGTAACGAGGCACGACGGCCAAAAACTTACAACTGCACAGCATGCAACAAGTGGTTCACCAGTTCGGGCCATTTGAAAAGACATTATAATACTACCCTTCATAAGAACGCCGTGAAACAAAGCAATCAGCCCGATCCGGCGAATCTGCCGATAAGTGCTCATCATCATCCTGGGAGGGATAACGGCGTCGGACACGGACACGGACATGGAAGCGTTAGGGGTACCGGCCCGTCGAGGTCGTCACCAGAGATATCAACCTCTGTCAGTCCCCCAAACTTGATTGCAGGTCCCTCGGGCGAGGCGGCGAGGGGCCTGCTGCACAcgcccaccaccaccaccaccaccaccaccaccactctttacaacaacaacaacaacaacaacaacaacaacaattccagcaacagcagcaacagcagcaacgaATCTTCAGTAGTAATTCTTGctcaacaacagcagcagcagcagcagcagcagcagcagccacAGGGTTCAATGGTTCTCTTGGGCTCCACAATGTTGCCCCTCAATTCCCCGGGTCAGTCGCCAATGGCGGCGCACCATCAACAAATGGGCTCATCGCCGCCACACTTGgttcaccatcatcatcatcggcACCAAcatcagcagcaacagcaacaccatcaccagcagcaacagcaacaacaacagctgCACATACCAATGGATTCGGGTCAAATTCACATGCACCATCCCATGAATTCTCCTATCTCAGCAATGCAGCCGCCGCCGCCGGGGCCCCATCTGAGTTCGCCTTCGCAAATGGTCTCGTCTCACCCGCACCACATGACTTCACCTACAACGTCGGGATCGGTCCATCCAGCAATGGTTTCGCCCCCTGCGATGGGGAGTACTACGACCCCTCAACAGGTTTACCCAAACGCTTTGCCCCCCCACGTTACAACTTCTACCAACATGGGACTGCTGGAATCTATCACCATCCAACTAACTACTACTGGTAATTCGCTATTGCCGATTTCTTCGGtcgagcagcagcagcaacaacaacagcaacaactgCAGCACCAGCATCACCATCTTCATCAGCAGACCCAAGATATGTTACCCGGTTTTGGGACTTTCAGTAACCATCAAAGACCTTTGCCGAGCTTCACTCAATTCGGCATCTCCGGGTTCTTGGTAGGCCACGATCAAGTACAGGCCGTTAACGTGGGGGGGCTAAGTCCGGAGGAGAATCGATCTCCTCAAGACAGATCCTTCGAGTCTCCCGGATCCAGTTATGATCAATATAGAAATTCGTCGCCCCGATACGAATCCTTGACGAATATGGATATGTCGACGATACAAGTAAACACCGATGGCATGATTGTTAAACAATATGAAATCGAAAACCAACAGCAACATCTCGTGCAGCAATTACAACAAATAGGTGAACAGGAACAACGGCAGCAAATACACGAAGCTAATAACAATCTACCACAGCACGTGCAGGCGAAGGAAGAACTCAATCCGAACATTGGCCTGCAACTAGAAGAAAATCCAAAATCGAAGATTGCCGGCATGCTCCTGACCAAGGAGCATCAAGTAACTAGCACAAACACTGGCTCACACTACATTTCCCAAGACGGTTTACACAAGTGTATCGAGTGCGACAAAGTTTTTAACAGGGCATGCTACTTGACTCAGCATAACAAGAGTTTCCATTCGGGCGACAAACCGTTTAAATGTAATCAGTGTGGCAAAAGATTCCCCCTCGAGTACCTGCATGCGAAACACCTGCAGAAGCATGCCGGCGACAAACCGTACAAGTGCGAGATCTGTCCGAAGCAGTTTAACCACAAGACCGACCTCAGACGGCACATGTGCCTCCACACGGGAGAAAAACCATATGCTTGTGATAATTGCGGAAAAGGTTTCATCAGGAAAGATCACATGATGAAGCATCTTGAaacgcataaaaaaaaatcaaataatcagAATGTTCTTCTGAGGGCGTGA